The following coding sequences lie in one Aulosira sp. FACHB-615 genomic window:
- a CDS encoding peptidylprolyl isomerase codes for MSYIQFGNQIITAAEVLTMLASSQMLPQLVRWLIVEKAIAQINITAEEKSYAIKQFHQENHLTTPEIIASTLKNYGMNEVQLEALATRGLRIEKFKIATWGAKLESYFLQHKSQLDKVIYSLIRTSDPEVAQELYFRIKAREKTFAECAKEYSQGQEVQTGGLIGPVAIGQPHKEIVQKLLISQPGQLWPPMRLENWVVIIKLEKLIPAQLDDGMRSVLLNHFFETWLNEEIEKTPLKVLEDAPTPTLLTK; via the coding sequence GTGAGCTACATCCAATTTGGCAACCAAATAATTACTGCTGCCGAGGTTTTAACAATGCTGGCTAGTAGTCAAATGCTGCCACAGTTAGTCCGATGGTTGATTGTGGAAAAGGCAATTGCCCAGATCAACATTACAGCAGAAGAAAAGTCCTATGCTATAAAGCAATTTCACCAAGAAAATCACTTAACTACACCAGAAATAATTGCCTCAACTCTCAAAAATTACGGAATGAATGAAGTGCAATTAGAAGCTCTCGCTACAAGAGGATTGAGGATAGAAAAATTTAAAATAGCTACTTGGGGAGCAAAGCTAGAATCTTATTTTCTACAGCATAAATCACAACTAGATAAAGTTATCTATTCTTTAATCCGTACATCAGATCCAGAAGTAGCACAAGAACTTTACTTTCGGATTAAAGCAAGAGAAAAAACATTTGCAGAATGCGCCAAAGAATATTCCCAAGGACAAGAAGTCCAAACAGGGGGATTGATTGGCCCTGTGGCAATTGGTCAACCCCATAAAGAGATTGTTCAGAAACTACTGATATCTCAACCAGGACAGCTATGGCCACCAATGCGCCTAGAGAATTGGGTAGTGATCATTAAATTAGAAAAGCTCATTCCTGCACAACTAGATGATGGGATGCGTTCTGTTCTACTCAACCATTTTTTCGAGACGTGGCTAAACGAAGAAATAGAAAAAACACCTCTGAAAGTCCTAGAAGATGCACCTACCCCAACTTTACTAACAAAATGA
- a CDS encoding DUF1822 family protein: MDLLLEISETQQDSAWQPTQCLPTPSTCFQAYINRLSVLAVLPWLEEVWNTEATTQSHWELVNGTAITIGEIRIVLVPSEAIDSSEIRVPQEWVDIPNWVADYYLAVQVNPDDGLVRVWGYTTHLELQQQGNYDGRDRTYSLDAEQLTRDINLLRLTHEFSPGVRYWRIRSGAIG, translated from the coding sequence ATGGACTTACTATTAGAAATATCCGAAACTCAACAAGATTCCGCTTGGCAACCAACCCAATGTCTACCCACACCAAGCACCTGCTTTCAAGCCTACATCAATCGCCTTTCTGTATTAGCTGTTCTGCCTTGGCTAGAAGAAGTCTGGAATACTGAAGCCACCACACAAAGCCACTGGGAATTAGTCAATGGTACAGCAATCACCATTGGGGAAATTCGCATAGTTTTGGTTCCCAGCGAAGCAATTGATAGTAGTGAAATTCGCGTACCGCAAGAGTGGGTGGATATTCCTAATTGGGTTGCTGATTACTATTTAGCTGTTCAGGTGAATCCTGATGATGGTTTAGTGAGAGTTTGGGGATACACAACTCACCTAGAACTCCAACAGCAAGGCAATTACGACGGACGCGATCGCACTTATTCCTTAGACGCAGAACAGCTAACACGGGATATTAATCTACTGCGATTAACACACGAATTCAGTCCTGGGGTGCGTTATTGGAGAATCAGGAGTGGCGCGATCGGTTAG
- a CDS encoding 3'-5' exonuclease: MKLLILDTETADDENTPCEIAATLYEIGEYSGAIASISTLLPITTNHAQAINGISPKLTQTSHPIHKTALAFLREMAAIADYAVAFNAEFDSEVVNKFFPDLITVPWLCAMRDFNWGYHSINAHGGYKLTDLALWMGIGISTVHRAADDVRLLVECLNRHKNPTKLVEDAIALAQSPMVEIKALVGYEDRHLASRAKFAWDGDRRIWHKSIRQCLLEDFVKTLDFDVSII; encoded by the coding sequence ATGAAACTACTAATACTCGATACAGAAACTGCCGACGACGAAAACACCCCCTGCGAAATTGCAGCCACACTTTACGAAATCGGTGAGTATTCGGGTGCGATCGCCAGCATCTCAACCCTACTACCAATCACAACCAACCACGCCCAAGCCATCAACGGCATCTCCCCGAAGCTAACCCAAACCTCACATCCCATACACAAAACCGCACTGGCTTTCTTGCGAGAGATGGCCGCGATCGCTGATTATGCGGTGGCCTTCAATGCGGAGTTTGATTCGGAGGTGGTTAACAAGTTTTTCCCAGACTTGATTACAGTCCCCTGGCTGTGTGCTATGCGTGACTTCAATTGGGGCTATCACAGTATCAACGCGCACGGTGGGTACAAATTAACCGACCTCGCCTTGTGGATGGGCATCGGCATTAGCACCGTTCACCGCGCAGCAGATGATGTTCGGTTGTTGGTCGAGTGTCTCAATCGCCACAAGAACCCGACGAAACTAGTGGAGGATGCGATCGCTTTAGCTCAATCTCCAATGGTAGAAATCAAAGCCTTAGTTGGTTACGAAGACCGCCATTTGGCGAGTAGAGCAAAGTTTGCGTGGGATGGCGATCGCCGGATTTGGCATAAGTCAATTCGCCAGTGCTTGCTGGAGGATTTTGTCAAAACTCTTGATTTTGATGTGAGCATTATCTAA
- a CDS encoding DUF4326 domain-containing protein produces MNILKYRAGYVSNSRLIYCGRPKKDEYLCQQLLIGLGNPFTWKTTKKAKFKVKNLAESLSKYRQWVWRLICCYRDRNLDQLQPWEFRYWQFMKCLAIAIADHQVDGLVCWCVEIQDYVPVKGTEQCHTQILYSACLHLIESGLVDANWDADVNLSGLWQ; encoded by the coding sequence ATGAACATCCTCAAATATCGTGCTGGCTATGTGAGCAATTCTAGATTGATCTACTGTGGTAGACCAAAAAAGGACGAATATTTGTGCCAGCAATTACTAATCGGATTAGGTAATCCCTTTACTTGGAAAACCACCAAAAAAGCTAAATTCAAAGTTAAAAACTTAGCTGAATCTTTGTCAAAATATCGTCAGTGGGTTTGGAGGTTAATCTGTTGTTATCGAGACAGAAACTTAGACCAACTCCAGCCGTGGGAATTCCGTTATTGGCAATTTATGAAATGTTTAGCGATCGCAATCGCTGATCATCAGGTAGATGGACTAGTTTGCTGGTGCGTAGAAATTCAAGATTATGTTCCAGTCAAAGGGACAGAACAATGCCACACACAAATACTTTATTCTGCTTGTCTGCATTTGATTGAGTCGGGTTTAGTTGATGCTAATTGGGATGCAGACGTTAATTTGAGCGGACTTTGGCAATAA